Genomic DNA from Leptospira inadai serovar Lyme str. 10:
AACCATCCCCATTTTGTGTTTCTGATTCTGCGGGTTTAGTCCGGGAGTTCTCCTTTTTACGCGCCAAAGAAGTTTCCTTTATTTCCTGCGAATTAAAAGGCCGACGATCAGGCCTAACCCGACGCCAACCCCGAGTCCGATCAGAGTCGCTTTTTGCGGATTTTCTTTAATGTACACTCCCGTTTGATCGATGATCTGCTTTGCTCTCTCACTGGTTTCGCCCGTGACTTGCTTCAGACGTTCTTTCAAATCTGATACGTGTTCCAAGTATTCCTCTCTAGCTTTCCCTGTGATTTTTTTCGCCTTTTCTTTGAGGGATTCCAGTTCCTCGTTGAGGCTTTCGGCATTGGACATAAAAGCGGTCCTCCAAGGTCTCTTATTAGAGAACTCTATTCCTAGTTCAAGAACTTTCCAAAAATATCAAAAGCGTCGATAAAATCATTTTTAAGGCTTTTAATTTGGGAGGAATTCGGTCGAAAAATCTCGTATGATTCCTCAGACTGGTCAATCGGGGACTCCGCTTTTGCGGAGAGTTCTCCTAAAGCGAAACCCGATTTGACCTTAAGATTTTCAGCAGGGGAAACGCTATGAATCTCGTTTCAAAAATCGCCAAAATTCGTCGTAAACAACGCCAGAGAATTTATAATAGAGCCTATCGACAAGCCCTCAAGCACCTCAAGCGGGAATTCAAAGCCGAAGCGGACCGTCATGCTCAGGCGGAGAAGGAGCTGGAGAAATATTACCGTAAAGACGTAGACACTGAGGCCAAGAAGACGCGTAAAAAAATCCAAGAGTTGGAAAATTACAAACTTCTTTTGGAGAGAAAGGAAATGGAGATAGAATCGAAATTGGCATTTCTCAACGACCAACTTCACAAAATCGAAGAATTAAAAGCCAGGATGGACGGAGCGGTAAATTTAATGGCAAGAGCCGGATCTCTTTCAAACGGAGCGATCGATGACGCCGAAAAAATCAAACAGGCACTAAAGAAAGTTCTGTAGATTTTTCCGTTTTTGCTTTAAAAGGTGAGTATGAGTTCCGCTCGCAAAATGGACCCCGAAGAAATTCGGAAGAACCTTCCCGATTCCTGGGAAGTTCTTCCGATCGACGGAGTGTATAGAATCCGTAAAAATTTTCCGTTTTCTACCTATTCGGAAGGGATTCGTTTCGTAAACGAAATCGCTCGAGAAGCGGAACGATTGGATCATCATCCCGACCTGAAAGTCGGCTACGGAAATGTCGGTCTGGAAGTTTTTACTCATTCTCTGAAAGGCCTTTCGAATCTGGATCTAGAGTTGGCCTTGTTTTCGGAGAAGGCTTACAAAGCGGACGTTTCCTAAGCCTCCTTCGTAAATCAGGTCGAGATCCCGGCGACCTCTTGGCTGAATTTCGGCTTTCTTCTTTCCAATACAGCCGTTAATCCCTCGTCGAAATTTCCCGAAACGAACGGTTTGAATTCTTGGATCAATAGATCCGTCGGAGCGTCGAACTCCCGGATTAGATCTTTTCTAATTCCTCGCTTAAGAGATTCGAGGCTTGCCTGAGGAAGATTCAATATATCTAACATATAGTCCTCCGATTTTTTATATAATTCTTCGGCAGGAAAAATTCGATCTACGAGTCCGATCGCTTTCGCTTCTTCCGGTTTATAGGCCGTTCCCAACATTGCGACGTCCCGTAATTTAGCTTTGCCGACCACCGATTCTATGATATTTAGCAGAGTAGGCGGTATCGTCAGGCCGACCAATACTTCCGAAAAGCAGTACCTGGATTTTCCGTTTCCCATAAACCGAAAGTCGGTTAGAATTCCGAGTACCGCGCCGCCCGCCATGGCGTGTCCGTTAATTACGGTTGCCTGCGGCTTAGGGAAAGTATAAATGATTCGCATCATGTCGAACAATTTGGCGAACACTTTGACTCTATCTTCCGCGGAGCGCTCCAGCATATAACGAGGATCTAAACCGTTGGAGAAAAATTTTTCGTTTTGGGAGCCGATTAAAACCGCGCGGACGCTTTTTTTTGCGCCGAGAATTTGATGCGCTTCGATCAACTCGTCCATCAGTTCCTCCGTCATTTCGTTGGAAGGAGACCGATCCAACCATATCCACGCCAAGGGTCCTTTTTCTTCGATTCTGATGTTTTTCATGATACTTCGTTTTTCCTCTAAACTAATAACGATCCCATTTCGTAGAGACTCGTACGATTGAAATCTTCGACAGTATTATCAACCCGCAATCGGCTTATTCTTTCAAGTTGAATCTGATTCGTTTCGGCGGCTACCGAATGACGTTTGCCGGGAAATCGCGAAAGTTTGTCCTTCGAACGAATCGCTATTAATTATAGATCTTTAATATATATTCGGATGATTCGCTTTGGGAGCGGGGAATAAGGCCGGAGTACTTCGCGGCTCGGGAACATCCGAGCACAAAAGAAAGGCCCTAGTAGGCCTTTTATCGACAGGAATTATGCGAACAAAATCCGCTTATTCCGGAATTACTATATTGTCGTAGTTATCGGAAAATCTATACCCGATTCCCCAAATCGTTTCAATCCATTCCGGTTGAGCGGAATTCTTTTCGAGTTTGGATCGGATCCGTTTGATATGAGAATCGATCATTCTTTCGAATCCGTCCCATTCCATTCCCCATACCGCTTCCAGGATCATTTCTCGAGAGAACACTTTTCCGGGAGAGGTCGCCATTAGCTGAAGGATATCGAATTCTTTACGGGAAATATTGATGACTTGGTCTTTGAGAGTAACCCGGCGTCGGACCGGATCGATTTTTAAGCTACCGCGGATAATTTCACCGCCGCTTCCGATATTCGGTTTGATACCCGCTTTTTTGTCCCATCGGCGGAAAAACACATCCACCCTGGTTTTAAGCTCTCTCACGGAGAAGGGTTTGGTAATATAATCGTCCGCTCCGAGTTCCAATCCCATGATGCGATCGATTTCTTCATTGCGCGCGGTTACGATAAAAATAGGAGTATTTTCGTCGGTTCTTCTTACCGTACGGCACACGTCCATACCGTCGATGTCGGGAAGAGAGAGGTCTAAAATTAGAAGATCCGGATGGTTCGCTTTATAGTATTTCAACCCTTCTTCACCGGATGTTTGTATGGTGGTTTTGTAATGGGCCGAATCTAAAGACTTTCGTATGAGATTTCCGATATCCGGATCGTCTTCGATGACCAAAATGTTCTTCATAAATGCCTCAGATGAATTTGATGGAAAAAATAACCTGATTACAACATATTATTCCCATGAAAAATGCTTCAAAGAAAAAATTAAGACTTGGGAAAATCGGGTAAAAATGCGCTCATTTCGAAAAAAATCGATGTTTAAAGAACTAAATTCGAGCGATTTTAGGATTAGCTTGTGTCATTTTTTTTCGTAATTCCGGTTAGGATCGCAAAATAAAGGCAGGTTATTAATTTCTAAATGAAATCTCCTCTAATGATTCCTCGTTCCTGGGCCTTGATTGCCATATCCGAACCCGGATTGGACGTTCATGGAATAACTCGTGAGACAGGAATTCGACCCGATCTACCGGTTCCCGAAACGGTGACCGCTATCTCGGGGGAGCCGGTGAGTTCTCCCT
This window encodes:
- a CDS encoding enoyl-CoA hydratase/isomerase family protein — protein: MKNIRIEEKGPLAWIWLDRSPSNEMTEELMDELIEAHQILGAKKSVRAVLIGSQNEKFFSNGLDPRYMLERSAEDRVKVFAKLFDMMRIIYTFPKPQATVINGHAMAGGAVLGILTDFRFMGNGKSRYCFSEVLVGLTIPPTLLNIIESVVGKAKLRDVAMLGTAYKPEEAKAIGLVDRIFPAEELYKKSEDYMLDILNLPQASLESLKRGIRKDLIREFDAPTDLLIQEFKPFVSGNFDEGLTAVLERRKPKFSQEVAGIST
- a CDS encoding DUF883 family protein, yielding MSNAESLNEELESLKEKAKKITGKAREEYLEHVSDLKERLKQVTGETSERAKQIIDQTGVYIKENPQKATLIGLGVGVGLGLIVGLLIRRK
- a CDS encoding 4a-hydroxytetrahydrobiopterin dehydratase, with product MSSARKMDPEEIRKNLPDSWEVLPIDGVYRIRKNFPFSTYSEGIRFVNEIAREAERLDHHPDLKVGYGNVGLEVFTHSLKGLSNLDLELALFSEKAYKADVS
- a CDS encoding response regulator transcription factor, producing MKNILVIEDDPDIGNLIRKSLDSAHYKTTIQTSGEEGLKYYKANHPDLLILDLSLPDIDGMDVCRTVRRTDENTPIFIVTARNEEIDRIMGLELGADDYITKPFSVRELKTRVDVFFRRWDKKAGIKPNIGSGGEIIRGSLKIDPVRRRVTLKDQVINISRKEFDILQLMATSPGKVFSREMILEAVWGMEWDGFERMIDSHIKRIRSKLEKNSAQPEWIETIWGIGYRFSDNYDNIVIPE